A region from the Vespula pensylvanica isolate Volc-1 chromosome 9, ASM1446617v1, whole genome shotgun sequence genome encodes:
- the LOC122632001 gene encoding tRNA-splicing endonuclease subunit Sen2 isoform X2, with product MNLREPKKKLRAKVQNKSPLPITLNETEWVVYTAYLTDIGSCIIDSDEIAAVHSMGFFGKGSLSRSYPSFGKARYGAPPLIRNRQWARRQEWSQEVKLLDEEFYQENNYDKNSIKSMKNDDCDANVSNQSTDTKEKEEPSNNEKKHDEPDIMEIHVNIPNMIKNKDDKQIINDNEFCEIVPCSEEDVCVLINKESIKDIDQSMVKESDKKILEDHHIDLDNSDNCDSVTASAHIKKRKNNIQGQLLILPDSDSETENYLENIKPRIESESFPVRESLHMTFEETFFLMFGLGCLQLIHFDGTLMDINNAWLYFSKEDTNFVQKYVVYHYFRSKGWVVKPGLKYGGDFLLYKEGPPFYHASYIVIIDVVDADLLTIIPSKSMRKMTWSNLFGLDRLSESAAKEILFAQVLWPSSISLNSGPSSPCMLSEFTVRELLWRRWNPKQNQDVMIVEEEEDEDSC from the exons atGAATTTACGAGAACCAAAAAAGAAGCTGAGGGCAAAAGTACAAAATAAATCTCCTTTACCAATTACATTAAATGAAACAGAATGGGTTGTTTATACAGCTTATCTTACAGACATTGGATCTTGCATTATCGATTCAGATGAAATTGCAGCAGTGCATTCCAtg ggATTTTTTGGTAAGGGTTCTTTATCAAGAAGCTATCCATCATTTGGAAAAGCTAGATATGGAGCACCACCTCTTATTAGAAATAGGCAATGGGCTCGTCGACAAGAGTGGTCACAAGAAGTTAAACTACTTGATGAAGAATTctatcaagaaaataattatgataaaaattctataaaatcaatgaaaaatgatgATTGTGATGCTAATGTATCAAATCAATCTACAGATactaaggaaaaagaag AACCATccaataatgaaaagaaacatgaTGAACCAGATATTATGGAAATTCATGTAAATATACCTaacatgataaaaaataaagacgaCAAACAAATAATCAATGATAATGAATTCTGTGAAATAGTTCCTTGTTCTGAAGAAGATGTATGTGtacttattaataaagaatctATAAAAGATATTGACCAATCAATGGTTAAAGAAAgtgataaaaagattttagaaGATCATCATATAGATTTAGATAATTCAGACAATTGTGATTCAGTAACAGCAAGTGCACAtattaaaaagaggaaaaataatatacaaggACAGTTATTAATTCTGCCGGACAGTGATTCAGAGACAGAAAATTATCTAGAAAATATCAAACCAAGAATTGAATCTGAAAGTTTTCCAGTTAGAGAATCTCTACATATGACTTTTGAAGAaaccttttttcttatgtttgGTTTAGGTTGTTTgcaattaattcattttgatGGTACTTTAATGGATATTAATAATGCTTGGTTGTATTTTTCCAAAGAAGATACAAATTTTGTACAAAAATATGTTGTATACCATTATTTCCGAAGCAAGGGTTGGGTAGTTAAACCAGGCCTTAAATATGGAGGAGACTTTT TATTGTACAAAGAAGGGCCACCATTTTATCATGCTtcttatatagtaataatagatgTAGTGGATGCAGATTTATTGACTATAATTCCCAGTAAATCTATGCGAAAAATGACCTGGAGTAACTTATTTGGTTTAGATCGCTTATCTGAAAGTGCTGCTAAG gaaatATTATTTGCTCAAGTTTTGTGGCCTTCGTCAATATCTTTGAATTCTGGCCCATCCAGTCCATGTATGCTATCTGAATTCACAGTGAGAGAATTATTATGGAGGCGATGGAATCCGAAACAAAATCAAGATGTAATGattgtagaagaagaagaagatgaagattcATGTTAA
- the LOC122632001 gene encoding tRNA-splicing endonuclease subunit Sen2 isoform X3: MNLREPKKKLRAKVQNKSPLPITLNETEWVVYTAYLTDIGSCIIDSDEIAAVHSMGFFGKGSLSRSYPSFGKARYGAPPLIRNRQWARRQEWSQEVKLLDEEFYQENNYDKNSIKSMKNDDCDANVSNQSTDTKEKEAIEPSNNEKKHDEPDIMEIHVNIPNMIKNKDDKQIINDNEFCEIVPCSEEDVCVLINKESIKDIDQSMVKESDKKILEDHHIDLDNSDNCDSVTASAHIKKRKNNIQGQLLILPDSDSETENYLENIKPRIESESFPVRESLHMTFEETFFLMFGLGCLQLIHFDGTLMDINNAWLYFSKEDTNFVQKYVVYHYFRSKGWVVKPGLKYGGDFLLYKEGPPFYHASYIVIIDVVDADLLTIIPSKSMRKMTWSNLFGLDRLSESAAKLRNTNFFYRKYYLLKFCGLRQYL, from the exons atGAATTTACGAGAACCAAAAAAGAAGCTGAGGGCAAAAGTACAAAATAAATCTCCTTTACCAATTACATTAAATGAAACAGAATGGGTTGTTTATACAGCTTATCTTACAGACATTGGATCTTGCATTATCGATTCAGATGAAATTGCAGCAGTGCATTCCAtg ggATTTTTTGGTAAGGGTTCTTTATCAAGAAGCTATCCATCATTTGGAAAAGCTAGATATGGAGCACCACCTCTTATTAGAAATAGGCAATGGGCTCGTCGACAAGAGTGGTCACAAGAAGTTAAACTACTTGATGAAGAATTctatcaagaaaataattatgataaaaattctataaaatcaatgaaaaatgatgATTGTGATGCTAATGTATCAAATCAATCTACAGATactaaggaaaaagaag CAATAGAACCATccaataatgaaaagaaacatgaTGAACCAGATATTATGGAAATTCATGTAAATATACCTaacatgataaaaaataaagacgaCAAACAAATAATCAATGATAATGAATTCTGTGAAATAGTTCCTTGTTCTGAAGAAGATGTATGTGtacttattaataaagaatctATAAAAGATATTGACCAATCAATGGTTAAAGAAAgtgataaaaagattttagaaGATCATCATATAGATTTAGATAATTCAGACAATTGTGATTCAGTAACAGCAAGTGCACAtattaaaaagaggaaaaataatatacaaggACAGTTATTAATTCTGCCGGACAGTGATTCAGAGACAGAAAATTATCTAGAAAATATCAAACCAAGAATTGAATCTGAAAGTTTTCCAGTTAGAGAATCTCTACATATGACTTTTGAAGAaaccttttttcttatgtttgGTTTAGGTTGTTTgcaattaattcattttgatGGTACTTTAATGGATATTAATAATGCTTGGTTGTATTTTTCCAAAGAAGATACAAATTTTGTACAAAAATATGTTGTATACCATTATTTCCGAAGCAAGGGTTGGGTAGTTAAACCAGGCCTTAAATATGGAGGAGACTTTT TATTGTACAAAGAAGGGCCACCATTTTATCATGCTtcttatatagtaataatagatgTAGTGGATGCAGATTTATTGACTATAATTCCCAGTAAATCTATGCGAAAAATGACCTGGAGTAACTTATTTGGTTTAGATCGCTTATCTGAAAGTGCTGCTAAG TTGAGgaatactaattttttttataggaaatATTATTTGCTCAAGTTTTGTGGCCTTCGTCAATATCTTTGA
- the LOC122632001 gene encoding tRNA-splicing endonuclease subunit Sen2 isoform X1: MNLREPKKKLRAKVQNKSPLPITLNETEWVVYTAYLTDIGSCIIDSDEIAAVHSMGFFGKGSLSRSYPSFGKARYGAPPLIRNRQWARRQEWSQEVKLLDEEFYQENNYDKNSIKSMKNDDCDANVSNQSTDTKEKEAIEPSNNEKKHDEPDIMEIHVNIPNMIKNKDDKQIINDNEFCEIVPCSEEDVCVLINKESIKDIDQSMVKESDKKILEDHHIDLDNSDNCDSVTASAHIKKRKNNIQGQLLILPDSDSETENYLENIKPRIESESFPVRESLHMTFEETFFLMFGLGCLQLIHFDGTLMDINNAWLYFSKEDTNFVQKYVVYHYFRSKGWVVKPGLKYGGDFLLYKEGPPFYHASYIVIIDVVDADLLTIIPSKSMRKMTWSNLFGLDRLSESAAKEILFAQVLWPSSISLNSGPSSPCMLSEFTVRELLWRRWNPKQNQDVMIVEEEEDEDSC, translated from the exons atGAATTTACGAGAACCAAAAAAGAAGCTGAGGGCAAAAGTACAAAATAAATCTCCTTTACCAATTACATTAAATGAAACAGAATGGGTTGTTTATACAGCTTATCTTACAGACATTGGATCTTGCATTATCGATTCAGATGAAATTGCAGCAGTGCATTCCAtg ggATTTTTTGGTAAGGGTTCTTTATCAAGAAGCTATCCATCATTTGGAAAAGCTAGATATGGAGCACCACCTCTTATTAGAAATAGGCAATGGGCTCGTCGACAAGAGTGGTCACAAGAAGTTAAACTACTTGATGAAGAATTctatcaagaaaataattatgataaaaattctataaaatcaatgaaaaatgatgATTGTGATGCTAATGTATCAAATCAATCTACAGATactaaggaaaaagaag CAATAGAACCATccaataatgaaaagaaacatgaTGAACCAGATATTATGGAAATTCATGTAAATATACCTaacatgataaaaaataaagacgaCAAACAAATAATCAATGATAATGAATTCTGTGAAATAGTTCCTTGTTCTGAAGAAGATGTATGTGtacttattaataaagaatctATAAAAGATATTGACCAATCAATGGTTAAAGAAAgtgataaaaagattttagaaGATCATCATATAGATTTAGATAATTCAGACAATTGTGATTCAGTAACAGCAAGTGCACAtattaaaaagaggaaaaataatatacaaggACAGTTATTAATTCTGCCGGACAGTGATTCAGAGACAGAAAATTATCTAGAAAATATCAAACCAAGAATTGAATCTGAAAGTTTTCCAGTTAGAGAATCTCTACATATGACTTTTGAAGAaaccttttttcttatgtttgGTTTAGGTTGTTTgcaattaattcattttgatGGTACTTTAATGGATATTAATAATGCTTGGTTGTATTTTTCCAAAGAAGATACAAATTTTGTACAAAAATATGTTGTATACCATTATTTCCGAAGCAAGGGTTGGGTAGTTAAACCAGGCCTTAAATATGGAGGAGACTTTT TATTGTACAAAGAAGGGCCACCATTTTATCATGCTtcttatatagtaataatagatgTAGTGGATGCAGATTTATTGACTATAATTCCCAGTAAATCTATGCGAAAAATGACCTGGAGTAACTTATTTGGTTTAGATCGCTTATCTGAAAGTGCTGCTAAG gaaatATTATTTGCTCAAGTTTTGTGGCCTTCGTCAATATCTTTGAATTCTGGCCCATCCAGTCCATGTATGCTATCTGAATTCACAGTGAGAGAATTATTATGGAGGCGATGGAATCCGAAACAAAATCAAGATGTAATGattgtagaagaagaagaagatgaagattcATGTTAA
- the LOC122632001 gene encoding tRNA-splicing endonuclease subunit Sen2 isoform X4: MGFFGKGSLSRSYPSFGKARYGAPPLIRNRQWARRQEWSQEVKLLDEEFYQENNYDKNSIKSMKNDDCDANVSNQSTDTKEKEAIEPSNNEKKHDEPDIMEIHVNIPNMIKNKDDKQIINDNEFCEIVPCSEEDVCVLINKESIKDIDQSMVKESDKKILEDHHIDLDNSDNCDSVTASAHIKKRKNNIQGQLLILPDSDSETENYLENIKPRIESESFPVRESLHMTFEETFFLMFGLGCLQLIHFDGTLMDINNAWLYFSKEDTNFVQKYVVYHYFRSKGWVVKPGLKYGGDFLLYKEGPPFYHASYIVIIDVVDADLLTIIPSKSMRKMTWSNLFGLDRLSESAAKEILFAQVLWPSSISLNSGPSSPCMLSEFTVRELLWRRWNPKQNQDVMIVEEEEDEDSC, translated from the exons Atg ggATTTTTTGGTAAGGGTTCTTTATCAAGAAGCTATCCATCATTTGGAAAAGCTAGATATGGAGCACCACCTCTTATTAGAAATAGGCAATGGGCTCGTCGACAAGAGTGGTCACAAGAAGTTAAACTACTTGATGAAGAATTctatcaagaaaataattatgataaaaattctataaaatcaatgaaaaatgatgATTGTGATGCTAATGTATCAAATCAATCTACAGATactaaggaaaaagaag CAATAGAACCATccaataatgaaaagaaacatgaTGAACCAGATATTATGGAAATTCATGTAAATATACCTaacatgataaaaaataaagacgaCAAACAAATAATCAATGATAATGAATTCTGTGAAATAGTTCCTTGTTCTGAAGAAGATGTATGTGtacttattaataaagaatctATAAAAGATATTGACCAATCAATGGTTAAAGAAAgtgataaaaagattttagaaGATCATCATATAGATTTAGATAATTCAGACAATTGTGATTCAGTAACAGCAAGTGCACAtattaaaaagaggaaaaataatatacaaggACAGTTATTAATTCTGCCGGACAGTGATTCAGAGACAGAAAATTATCTAGAAAATATCAAACCAAGAATTGAATCTGAAAGTTTTCCAGTTAGAGAATCTCTACATATGACTTTTGAAGAaaccttttttcttatgtttgGTTTAGGTTGTTTgcaattaattcattttgatGGTACTTTAATGGATATTAATAATGCTTGGTTGTATTTTTCCAAAGAAGATACAAATTTTGTACAAAAATATGTTGTATACCATTATTTCCGAAGCAAGGGTTGGGTAGTTAAACCAGGCCTTAAATATGGAGGAGACTTTT TATTGTACAAAGAAGGGCCACCATTTTATCATGCTtcttatatagtaataatagatgTAGTGGATGCAGATTTATTGACTATAATTCCCAGTAAATCTATGCGAAAAATGACCTGGAGTAACTTATTTGGTTTAGATCGCTTATCTGAAAGTGCTGCTAAG gaaatATTATTTGCTCAAGTTTTGTGGCCTTCGTCAATATCTTTGAATTCTGGCCCATCCAGTCCATGTATGCTATCTGAATTCACAGTGAGAGAATTATTATGGAGGCGATGGAATCCGAAACAAAATCAAGATGTAATGattgtagaagaagaagaagatgaagattcATGTTAA